The Chloroflexota bacterium genomic sequence GCCGCGCTCGGCGATCTCCTTGACGTAGCAGCCCATGTTGATGTCGATGATGTCGGGCTCCATCTCCTGCAGGCGCGCGGCGGTCTCGACCAGGCGGTTCTCGTCGTGGCCGTAGATCTGGAACGTCAGCGGCCGCTCGCTCGGGTCGTACTCCAGCTTCTTGAGCGCGATGCGGCCCGGCTTGCGCCCCTGCAGCTCGTCCACGTTCACGAACTCCGTGTACGACATGGCGCTGCCGAGCTCGCGGCAGATCAGCCGGAACGGCAGGTCGGAGTAGCCGTCCATCGGCGACAGGATCAGGTCGCCGTAGACCGGCACATCGCGGACGCGGAAAGCGGGCAGCGCGGAATTGGCAACCATACAGCGCTGATGATAGCAGAATGCGAGCGCGGAGGGAAAACGCGACCATGCATCGAGGTGCATTTCACTTCTGAGGCGGCAATTAGACCAACTAGACGTCATGCCCGCGAAGGCGGGCATCCAGAGGCTTTATTCTGGACTCCCGCCTTCGCGGGAGTGACGATGGTGGTGCCTGTGTGGTGGCATAGTTGTTCTGCCCCAGATCTGAAATACACCCATGCATCACGTGGGCTTTGCGCCGCGCCGCGAGATTCGCTATCATTCGGGCATCAATAGAGACTTATCCGCGAATAACGCGAATGAACGCGAATCAGTTCTGTACACGTCGTGAAACTTGGGGCGTAGTACTGGTCCAACATTCGCGCCGATTCGCGCTATTCGCGGATAGATTCTTGACCAGCGAGGAGACCTATGACTTTCTCAATCGTAGCCTACGATGCCGCCGCAAAACAGTGGGGTGTGGCGGTGGAGTCGAAGTTTCTGGCGGCGGGCGCCATTGTACCGTACGCGAAGGCCGGCGTCGGCGCGGTCGCCACGCAGGCGCACGCCAACACGACCTACGGCCCGCGCGGCTTGGCGCTGATGGCCGAGGGCCTGCCCGCTGATGTGGTCGTGCAGGCACTGCTCGCCAACGATCCCGAAAGTGATCGGCGCCAGGCGGGGTTGGTGGATGCCGACGGCCGCGCGGCGGCGCACACCGGTGCGCGCTGCCTCAACTGGGCAGGGCATATCACGGGCGAAGGCTACACTTGCCAAGGGAACATCCTGGCCGGGCCGGACGTCGTGCAGGCGATGGCCCGCGCGTACGAGGCGGCCAGCGGCGAACTGGCCGAGCGGCTCGTCACCGCGTTGCAGGCCGGGCAGGACGCCGGCGGCGACCGCCGCGGCCAGCAGGGCGCGGGGCTGCTCGTCGTGCAGGTCGCGGGCGGCTATGGCGGCTACAACGACCGGGTGATCGATCTGCGCGTCGACGAGCACGCGACCCCGATTGCTGAACTGCGCCGCATCCTGGCCTTGCATCGCATGTACTTCGGCAAGCCGCGCCCCGAGGATCTGCTGCCGATCGAGGGCGACCTGGCGCGCGAGGTGCAGGCTATCCTGCAGCGGGCGGGCACGTACAAGGGCGCAGTCACCGGCGTGTACGACGCGGCCACGCACGCCGCGCTCGTCGAGCTGTCGAGCACCGAGAACTTCGAGGAGCGCCAGCAGCTGGACGCGAAGATCGACCGCGTGGTGCTGGACTTTCTGCGCGGGCGTTTCGGCAGCTAGTGCGCCGGCGCATCCGCGTACAACACTTCCCA encodes the following:
- a CDS encoding DUF1028 domain-containing protein — encoded protein: MTFSIVAYDAAAKQWGVAVESKFLAAGAIVPYAKAGVGAVATQAHANTTYGPRGLALMAEGLPADVVVQALLANDPESDRRQAGLVDADGRAAAHTGARCLNWAGHITGEGYTCQGNILAGPDVVQAMARAYEAASGELAERLVTALQAGQDAGGDRRGQQGAGLLVVQVAGGYGGYNDRVIDLRVDEHATPIAELRRILALHRMYFGKPRPEDLLPIEGDLAREVQAILQRAGTYKGAVTGVYDAATHAALVELSSTENFEERQQLDAKIDRVVLDFLRGRFGS